A window of Diabrotica virgifera virgifera chromosome 9, PGI_DIABVI_V3a contains these coding sequences:
- the LOC126891159 gene encoding uncharacterized protein LOC126891159, with the protein MDTSKRGYALLKAAKVVQVQDKDKPSTSINYKLEKEGNAIPDIVLKSCTIKEDVSPKELEGYPSKNDSGDSWKNYAAANQSQVIQSKGKTKKNSIMKEYIASSNQLQEDPSKSDSDDSYENYAAANQSQDVIQSKGKTKKSCSIKEDNVSSNQLQGDPSKSDSDDSCENYAVANQSQDVIQSKGKTKKSCSIKEDNASSNQLQGDPSKSDSDDSCENYAAPIQSQVVIQSKGKTKKLKNFCYYCETDVTNFARHVTVHHSAELGVIQLNSKPVNSLERKRLLAKLRNKGNYLKHEDDGPRKVRRSTVLGRSSLPCDNCLGYFSSKLLYRHRKKCSGKSGPAQSIGQNVLASHIKVDERLKREIFPRMRADKISLEAKTDALICAFGSRFLRVHREHHFATVTSRKMRELARILIELKKINPEIKSLFDALQPKYFDNIVQATQIASGYKSSNDSFDAPSYAMNIVNSFKQCCDIAINFVIKKKANYESITAAEAEAQLRTMLHLFTTNWRYEISSQAANNLNLKRWNKITIVPLANDLKIMKDFLIDLSKKAAAELQVNTNKVSAYNTLLETSYCQVLLLNRRRPGELQRMKLDTYLSCTNDKSTYEEFSLITSPSEQILLKTFKRVVIRGKRHRGVPVLFSKDVQSNINLLIRARPNIVPEENIFLFGKPNSRNEISGYKILRKYARLSGAKNPDAISSTRLRKHLATISQSFNMTEADIEQLALFMGHTVGVHRGSYRLPDDVYQTAKLAKLLLVMETGSGESFKGKSLDDIQLNMDENIMTETNEPEDKEYENFQEDVVVVEAEKSKPQNVKNAIVTSTTKKRTLVPWTEDQKVFAKRFFAKNIKKRKAPNRRECEDLIEKYPDTFRNKSWLKIKVFIQNQYSRKP; encoded by the exons ATGGACACTTCCAAACGAGGCTACGCGCTTTTAAAAGCGGCAAAAGTCGTTCAAGTTCAAG ATAAGGATAAACCTTCTACTTCTATTAATTACAAATTGGAAAAAGAAGGAAATGCCATCCCAGATATTGTTTTAAAAAGTTGTACCATCAAGGAAGATGTTTCACCAAAGGAACTAGAAGGATATCCATCAAAAAATGATAGTGGTGATAGCTGGAAAAACTATGCAGCGGCAAATCAATCACAAGTGATTCAAAGTAAaggtaaaactaaaaaaaatagtATCATGAAGGAGTATATTGCTTCATCAAATCAACTACAAGAAGATCCCTCAAAAAGCGATAGTGATGATAGCTATGAAAACTATGCAGCTGCAAATCAATCACAAGATGTGATTCAAAGTAAAggcaaaaccaaaaaaagttgttCCATCAAGGAGGATAATGTTTCATCAAATCAACTACAAGGAGATCCCTCAAAAAGCGATAGTGATGATAGCTGTGAAAATTATGCAGTGGCAAATCAATCACAAGATGTAATTCAAAGTAAAGGCAAAACTAAAAAAAGTTGTTCCATCAAGGAGGATAATGCTTCATCAAACCAACTACAAGGAGATCCCTCAAAAAGCGATAGTGATGATAGCTGTGAAAATTATGCAGCGCCAATTCAATCACAAGTTGTGATTCAAAGTAAAGGCAAaactaaaaaactgaaaaatttttgttactactGCGAAACTGATGTTACCAATTTTGCACGACACGTAACTGTGCATCATTCAGCTGAACTAGGTGTCATTCAACTAAATTCTAAACCGGTGAACAGTTTAGAAAGAAAGCGTTTACTGGCGAAATTAAGAAACAAAGGAAACTATCTCAAACATGAAGATGATGGGCCAAGAAAAGTAAGAAGATCCACGGTTCTGGGCAGATCTTCGTTACCATGTGATAATTGCTTAGGGTATTTCTCTTCGAAGTTATTGTACCGACATAGAAAAAAATGCTCAGGAAAATCAGGGCCAGCGCAAAGTATTGGTCAAAATGTATTGGCAAGTCACATCAAAGTTGATGAAAGATTGAAACGAGAAATTTTTCCACGTATGCGCGCAGACAAGATATCTCTAGAAGCAAAGACAGATGCTTTAATTTGCGCTTTTGGCTCTCGCTTTTTGCGAGTACATAGAGAACATCATTTTGCCACAGTGACGTCACGGAAAATGAGGGAGTTAGCCAGGATACTtattgaacttaaaaaaataaatcctGAAATAAAATCATTGTTTGATGCATTACAGCCTAaatattttgataatattgttcAGGCAACACAAATTGCCTCAGGATATAAATCTTCAAATGACAGCTTTGATGCTCCTTCCTATGCTATGAATATAGTAAATTCTTTTAAACAATGCTGTGACATTGCCATTAACtttgttattaagaaaaaagCAAACTACGAATCCATTACAGCCGCAGAAGCGGAAGCGCAGCTTAGAACAATGCTCCACTTATTCACTACGAATTGGAGATATGAGATATCCAGTCAAGCAGCCAACAATTTAAATCTAAAGAGGTGGAACAAGATTACAATTGTCCCTTTAGCAAATGATCTCAAAATCATGAAAGATTTTTTGATAGACTTGTCTAAAAAAGCAGCGGCTGAACTTCAAGTTAATACCAACAAAGTATCCGCATACAATACCCTACTCGAAACATCATATTGCCAAGTTCTTCTACTGAACCGAAGGCGCCCAGGAGAACTTCAAAGAATGAAGTTGGATACATATTTAAGTTGTACTAATGATAAAAGTACGTATGAAGAATTTTCGCTCATTACCAGCCCATCTGAACAAATTTTACTCAAAACTTTCAAGAGAGTTGTGATACGAGGAAAAAGACATAGGGGTGTACCTGTGTTATTCAGTAAAGATGTACAATCTAATATTAATTTATTGATAAGAGCCAGACCAAATATCGTTcctgaagaaaatatttttttgtttggaaaaccAAATTCTAGGAATGAGATAAGTGGATATAAAATCTTAAGAAAATATGCCCGATTATCAGGAGCCAAAAATCCTGACGCTATTTCATCAACCAGACTAAGGAAACACTTGGCTACAATAAGTCAATCATTTAATATGACGGAAGCCGATATTGAACAACTTGCATTATTCATGGGTCATACAGTAGGTGTCCACAGAGGATCCTATAGGTTACCAGATGATGTTTACCAAACTGCCAAGTTAGCAAAACTTTTATTGGTTATGGAAACTGGAAGTGGTGAGTCATTTAAAGGCAAAAGCCTTGACGATATTCAACTAAATATGGATGAAAATATAATGACTGAAACAAACGAACCAGAAGACAAGGAATACGAAAATTTCCAAGAAGATGTAGTGGTAGTAGAAGCTGAGAAATCGAAACCACAAAATGTTAAAAATGCCATTGTCACGTCAACCACTAAAAAAAGGACGTTAGTCCCATGGACCGAGGAtcaaaaagtttttgctaaaagaTTTTTTGCAAAGAATATCAAAAAAAGAAAAGCTCCAAACAGGAGAGAATGTGAAGATTTAATTGAAAAATATCCAGACACTTTCAGAAATAAAAGTTGgttaaaaattaaagtttttatcCAAAATCAGTATTCAAGAAAGCCATGA